The DNA window CGCTTCGGTCCCGACAAGAATTACTTCTTCATCTACGATGCCGACGGCCTGAACATTCTCTTGCCGGCCAAGCCGGAACTCGAGGGTAAGAGCCTCATCGATATGAAGGATACCAACGGAAAGCTGTTGGTCCGCGACATGCTGGCGATCGCCAAGGCGGGCGGTGGTAACTACGAATACATGTGGGTAAAGCCCGGCACCAAGGAGCCATCGCTGAAGCTCGCCTATGCTGCCAACGTCGAGGGCTGGAACTGGATGCTTGGCACCGGTTTTCACGTCTCCGATATCGAGGCGTCGCTTGCCGCGAGCACCCGCCGGATCGGCCTGATCACCCTTGTCTCTCTGGTCATGCTCGGTGCTTTGTCGTTTGTCGTGGCGCGCGGCATTACCGGGCCGCTGTCCCGCCTGACCCGTTCGATGGACCGCCTCCAGGGCGGCGACCTCGACGCCGAGATTTCCGGAGCGACCCGCAAGGACGAGATCGGGCTGATCGGCCGCGCCGTTTCCCGCTTCCGCGATCTGCAACGCGAACGCATCGCCGCTGAGGCGGATGCCGAGGCGGCGCGGGCCGCCGCCATGGAAAAGGCACGGCGCGATGCGCTGACCGGGCTTGCCGACGGTTTCGATCGGTCGTTCCGCGAGACTTCGGCCGGCATCGAGAGCACCGCGACAGGTTTCGAACGGGTCGCCTCCGACCTGCTCGCCGTGTCGAACCACACCCGTCGCCAAGCGGAGGCCTCGGCCGAGGCCGGCAGATTGGCAAAGGACAATGTGCAGGCGGTGTCGAGCGCCGCCGAGGAGCTGTCGGCATCGATTTCCGAGATCGTTGCTCAGGTCGACAAGGCCGCTGAAATTTCGAGTGGCGCCGTGCGCGAGACAGCCCGTGCCACCGAAGTGATCCGTGGCCTCGACGAGGCGTCGGGCGAGATTGGCAAGGTGGTGGCCTTGATCCAGGAAATCGCCGACCAGACCAACCTTTTGGCCCTCAACGCCACCATAGAGGCGGCACGCGCGGGCGAGGCCGGCAAAGGATTTGCGGTGGTGGCATCGGAAGTAAAGCAGCTCGCCGCTCAAACCTCCAAGGCCACCGACGAAATCTCCCGGCGCATCGGGGTCATCCAGTCGGCAACCGGCGAGGCGGTGCAGGCCACAGGCACCGTCGAGCAATCGATCGAGCGCGTCAACGAGGTTGCCTCTTCGATCGCTTCGACGCTGGATCAGCAGAACGCCGCCGTCTCCGAGATCACCCGTGCGATTTCATCGACGCTTACCGCTGTTGGCAGTCTTGCGACCGACATGACCCGGCTGATGGAAAACGCCGAGGCGTCCGACTCGAAGTCGCATGAAGTGGCCGCGCAGGCTCGCCAGATGCTTGGCGATACCAAAGTTCTGCAAGCCGAAGTTGATCGGCTCATGCACGAAATGCGCGCCGCCTGAAGGCGGCGTCCGTTCCGGTCAATAATGCGGCGGCGGTGGTTCGCGACCCGCCGGTGCCCGCGCCGCCAGCTCCATCTCCTTGACCTCATCAAGGAGATTGGTCACGAGACGTTTCAACGTGTCGATCTCCCTCCACTGGTCGGTGACCGCGGCATTGAGATCCTCGATCACCTGGTCCTGAAAGGCGATCTTCTCCTCAAGCGCGTCGATACGCGCTTCGGTGGTTTGCGTGGTCATGTCTCGCCTCGGTCAGTTGGGGAAGGAGCGGGTCGCCGACGCTGTGTCGAGCGTCCGTCCGAATGTCGTGCCGCGATCCCTGGCGGTCGCCGTCCACATGTAGCGGTGCGGGCCGGCCGGTGGACAAGGGCCGAGATAGCGGAAAGCGCCGGCTTGTACCAGACCATCGCCGGCATAGGAAACCGTACCGCCGCCATGGTGGAAGTCGGGCGCGTTGAGATCGATCATCTCGAAGACAATGACGCGCGTGCCGGGCGGCACGTTGGCAAGGTGAAATTCGGGGCTTGCCACCACGGACGGACGGCCGCTGTCGCAGGCCGGCGTCGCCCCCCAGGTGAAAGATAGTTCGAAGGCGGCAGCGGGCAAAGTGAGGCCGACCAGCACGACGGCGGCGGCGAGGCTTCTCAACATGGCTATCTTCCCGAGCATGGACCGGAGTTTGTCACCGCTGTTCTCCCGAGGCAAGCGAACCGATCCGCATTGCTTCGGCCTTGCGAGACACGCGACAGGCAGAGTAGGCAGAAAGTCTAATTTCCCCGCCGATCTCCGACGTGCCGCCATGGCCGCCGGCTCTTCCTCGGCTTCAGCGTCGGTTGCCGCCCGTGATCGCCATTGCTCTCGACGTCCTGCCCATCTTTCTGCTGATCCTGATTGGCTACCTCCTCGTCCGCTTCGGTGTGATGAAGGCGGAGGTCGGGGATGCTCTTTCCGACTTTGTCTTCACCATTGCCATGCCGACGCTGCTGTTCAAGACGGTGGCGGTGGCGCATGTCGAAGGCAGCTCGCCCTGGACGATCTGGGTGGCTTATTTTGCGGGGGTTGCCGTCACCTGGACGGCCGGCCACTTGGCGGTGACTCGCCTGTTCGGCCGGGATGCTCGCATCGGCGTGCTGGCCGGCGTCAGCTCCGCCTTTGCCAACAACCTGTTCATCGGCCTGCCGCTCGTTCAACGCATCGTTGGTGATGACGGTGTGGTGGCGCTGTCGATCCTGCTCTGTGCCCACCTGCCGGTGATGATGATTGCCGGCACCGTGCTGATGGAGCAAGCCGAACGGCAGACGAGCGGCCGGCCGGCCCAGCCGATCTCCGCTATCCTCAAACAGGTTGGCCGCAACCTTGTGCGCAATCCGCTGGTGGTCGGCTTGGTGCTCGGCTCGCTGTGGCGAATATCCGATCTGCCGCTGACCGGCGTCATTGGCACGGTGGTGAACGACATTGGCGATATCGCCGGCTCGGCGGCCCTGATCTCGCTTGGCATGGCGCTGATGAAATACGGCATTTCCGACGGTATCGGACCGGCGCTCGTCACTTCGGCGTTCAAGCTGTTCCTGCTGCCGGCCTCCGTCTACGCGGCGAGCCGCCTGCTCGGCCTTGATGCGACCTGGACGGCGGCGCTGGTGCTGACGTCGTCGGTGCCGAC is part of the Pleomorphomonas sp. PLEO genome and encodes:
- a CDS encoding methyl-accepting chemotaxis protein, whose amino-acid sequence is MFSIHSVSAKIAAIVLLAIAALGTIGYLGYADLRSELMDQKKLELQDQVETARSMIEGFRDRAAKGEMSVAEAQDAAKAVLRPVRFGPDKNYFFIYDADGLNILLPAKPELEGKSLIDMKDTNGKLLVRDMLAIAKAGGGNYEYMWVKPGTKEPSLKLAYAANVEGWNWMLGTGFHVSDIEASLAASTRRIGLITLVSLVMLGALSFVVARGITGPLSRLTRSMDRLQGGDLDAEISGATRKDEIGLIGRAVSRFRDLQRERIAAEADAEAARAAAMEKARRDALTGLADGFDRSFRETSAGIESTATGFERVASDLLAVSNHTRRQAEASAEAGRLAKDNVQAVSSAAEELSASISEIVAQVDKAAEISSGAVRETARATEVIRGLDEASGEIGKVVALIQEIADQTNLLALNATIEAARAGEAGKGFAVVASEVKQLAAQTSKATDEISRRIGVIQSATGEAVQATGTVEQSIERVNEVASSIASTLDQQNAAVSEITRAISSTLTAVGSLATDMTRLMENAEASDSKSHEVAAQARQMLGDTKVLQAEVDRLMHEMRAA
- a CDS encoding SlyX family protein, which gives rise to MTTQTTEARIDALEEKIAFQDQVIEDLNAAVTDQWREIDTLKRLVTNLLDEVKEMELAARAPAGREPPPPHY
- a CDS encoding phospholipid-binding protein; protein product: MLRSLAAAVVLVGLTLPAAAFELSFTWGATPACDSGRPSVVASPEFHLANVPPGTRVIVFEMIDLNAPDFHHGGGTVSYAGDGLVQAGAFRYLGPCPPAGPHRYMWTATARDRGTTFGRTLDTASATRSFPN
- a CDS encoding AEC family transporter, with amino-acid sequence MIAIALDVLPIFLLILIGYLLVRFGVMKAEVGDALSDFVFTIAMPTLLFKTVAVAHVEGSSPWTIWVAYFAGVAVTWTAGHLAVTRLFGRDARIGVLAGVSSAFANNLFIGLPLVQRIVGDDGVVALSILLCAHLPVMMIAGTVLMEQAERQTSGRPAQPISAILKQVGRNLVRNPLVVGLVLGSLWRISDLPLTGVIGTVVNDIGDIAGSAALISLGMALMKYGISDGIGPALVTSAFKLFLLPASVYAASRLLGLDATWTAALVLTSSVPTGINAWLIANRFGVGHGLASSSITITTAVGVVTTTFWAWLLG